One window of Chroococcidiopsis sp. TS-821 genomic DNA carries:
- a CDS encoding aromatic ring-hydroxylating dioxygenase subunit alpha, with the protein MLVTQQPVLRRFWYPVVPIAQLSTEHPYPFQLLGQKIVLWLNSSKQPVAVADKCCHRSAQLSKGAIANGCIRCPYHGWAFNGEGKCVNVPQFKPEQPIPASYRVAAFQCVERYDYAWVCLGDPLHPIPDIPEADDSSFRMIHEFYETWQVSGLRVIENSFDSAHGHFVHASSWGDQGNPVPPPIDEITETETGFVMKHWLEVLNPELQKKNLGIATEKTIRTNERRWFMPFARTLKIQYPNGLNHLIFTAYTPIDDRTSQLVQFCLRNDTEAEAKAADIIAFDRQVTQEDRDILETTEYDAPLSLAEEQHMASDRPGIIIRHRLAALLRQHGEVEQRRLQQQPTLQAQGVS; encoded by the coding sequence ATGCTCGTGACTCAACAACCTGTTCTACGGCGTTTTTGGTATCCAGTCGTACCGATCGCTCAACTTTCTACTGAACATCCCTATCCCTTTCAACTACTTGGTCAAAAGATTGTGCTGTGGTTGAATTCATCAAAACAGCCTGTTGCTGTTGCAGACAAATGCTGTCATCGTTCGGCACAGTTATCAAAGGGCGCGATCGCCAACGGTTGCATCCGCTGTCCTTATCACGGTTGGGCTTTTAACGGAGAAGGTAAGTGTGTTAACGTGCCACAATTCAAGCCAGAGCAACCAATTCCTGCAAGTTATCGAGTAGCAGCTTTTCAATGTGTAGAACGCTATGACTACGCTTGGGTATGCTTGGGCGATCCTTTACACCCGATTCCTGATATTCCTGAAGCGGATGATTCCAGCTTTCGCATGATTCACGAGTTCTATGAAACTTGGCAAGTGAGTGGACTGCGGGTGATTGAAAACTCTTTCGACAGTGCGCACGGACACTTTGTTCATGCAAGTTCCTGGGGCGATCAAGGCAATCCAGTTCCACCGCCAATCGATGAAATTACCGAAACTGAGACGGGTTTTGTGATGAAGCATTGGCTAGAAGTGTTAAACCCCGAACTGCAAAAGAAAAATTTAGGCATTGCTACTGAAAAAACAATCCGCACAAATGAACGACGCTGGTTTATGCCGTTTGCGCGTACTCTGAAAATTCAGTACCCCAATGGGCTAAATCACTTAATTTTTACCGCCTACACCCCAATTGACGATCGCACTTCACAACTGGTGCAATTTTGCTTGCGAAATGATACCGAAGCGGAGGCGAAAGCAGCAGATATTATTGCTTTTGACCGTCAGGTAACACAAGAAGACCGCGACATTCTAGAAACCACCGAATACGACGCACCGCTTTCTTTAGCAGAAGAACAGCACATGGCATCGGATAGACCAGGGATAATCATTCGCCACCGCTTAGCGGCACTATTACGGCAACATGGCGAGGTCGAACAACGCCGCTTGCAGCAGCAACCCACCTTGCAAGCTCAAGGAGTAAGCTAA
- a CDS encoding DUF3747 domain-containing protein, whose protein sequence is MRFGKIVTLAIQRHVAILAAMGTMSVLSPALAATFSQEEVEQNKFIAIAAPVGNGGRQLLILEQQSDERACWSESGTDPVVVEPLLLQFDFTGICGRSTDSNGYSIRMAEQDLGLHYRLSIIERDGEFVLVGVSNRDRQTPPIEIGRTRGIHSGFTKIHLQPGWQFTKRTFRGKSVGHVYLSSSLAPPADVPPSFAFPDIANNVYAKEIQQAVALGFVAGFAQDNTFRPEVALTREQLVSLVLGALDTVPNANLNLPTATATSPYPDVEATRWSAAKIGWAKDNQIISGYADGTFRPTQTVTRAELMAVLRRAAEFAKSTRGLGTTLTLQQPATAFSDTTGHWASETISQMSSYCRVASPPNEVGTAFAPDSETHRSYAAAATVRMLDCVKQES, encoded by the coding sequence ATGAGATTTGGAAAGATAGTTACTCTTGCAATTCAACGTCATGTAGCGATACTTGCTGCTATGGGAACAATGAGTGTATTGAGTCCTGCACTTGCTGCGACGTTCAGTCAAGAAGAAGTTGAGCAAAATAAATTTATTGCGATCGCTGCACCAGTAGGTAACGGTGGTCGTCAACTACTCATCCTAGAACAACAGTCTGATGAACGAGCCTGCTGGAGTGAGAGTGGTACCGATCCTGTTGTTGTAGAGCCACTGCTATTGCAATTTGATTTCACAGGAATTTGCGGGCGCAGTACAGATAGCAATGGTTACTCGATTCGCATGGCAGAACAAGATCTTGGTTTACACTACAGGTTGAGTATCATTGAGCGCGATGGCGAGTTCGTGCTGGTTGGAGTTTCTAATCGCGATCGCCAAACTCCTCCTATTGAAATTGGCAGAACTCGCGGTATCCACTCAGGCTTTACAAAAATTCATCTACAACCTGGTTGGCAGTTTACGAAAAGAACATTTCGAGGCAAGAGTGTAGGTCATGTCTATCTTAGTAGCAGCCTTGCACCTCCCGCTGACGTTCCACCTTCTTTTGCTTTTCCAGATATTGCTAACAATGTTTATGCCAAAGAAATCCAACAAGCTGTCGCATTAGGTTTTGTAGCTGGATTTGCGCAAGACAATACTTTTCGACCAGAAGTCGCCTTAACGAGAGAGCAACTGGTTTCGTTAGTGTTAGGAGCCTTAGATACAGTCCCAAATGCGAATCTTAACTTACCTACTGCGACCGCAACTTCACCCTATCCTGATGTAGAGGCTACGCGTTGGAGTGCTGCCAAAATTGGCTGGGCAAAAGATAACCAAATTATTAGCGGCTATGCAGATGGAACTTTCCGCCCCACTCAGACAGTTACGCGTGCTGAATTGATGGCGGTATTGCGTCGGGCAGCAGAATTTGCTAAGTCTACTCGCGGGCTTGGGACAACACTCACGCTACAACAGCCAGCAACAGCCTTTTCCGATACAACAGGACACTGGGCATCTGAGACTATTTCCCAAATGTCCTCCTATTGCCGCGTCGCTTCTCCACCTAACGAAGTGGGAACTGCCTTTGCACCAGATTCGGAGACGCACAGAAGTTATGCTGCGGCAGCAACTGTGCGCATGCTCGACTGCGTCAAACAAGAGTCGTAA
- a CDS encoding ABC transporter substrate-binding protein produces MYNTKSSFQALNRRKFLKYGSLALGTGLLSACVGNSTNTTNAETTSSTTSGKLDKVSLGTSWFAQAEHGGFYQAVATGLYQEHGLDVSIRMGGPQVNGNQLLMAGTVDFKMGYAIDAIKAIESGIPKITVAAMFQKDPQALLAHPNAGNDSFEDLKGKKILLSTSAHTTFWPFLKQKYGYSDSQIGVYTFNVGPFVADKNLVQQGYITSEPHKIEQEGGFKPVELLMADHGYTPYSSTIEAKRELVERNPDLVQRFVDASIKGWYSYLEDPAPANVLIKQDNPEMTDEQLAYSLSKINEYGIVKSGDAETLGIGAMTQKRWTEIYTSMVEAGVFQPNLNYQEAFTLDFVNKGVNAYV; encoded by the coding sequence ATGTACAACACTAAATCATCTTTCCAAGCTTTAAATCGTCGTAAGTTTCTCAAGTATGGATCGCTAGCATTAGGAACTGGACTTCTCTCAGCTTGCGTTGGAAACTCAACTAACACAACGAATGCAGAAACTACGAGTTCTACAACATCGGGTAAATTAGACAAAGTTAGTCTGGGGACAAGTTGGTTTGCGCAGGCTGAACACGGCGGCTTCTATCAAGCAGTTGCCACAGGACTTTATCAAGAACATGGACTCGATGTATCCATTAGAATGGGTGGTCCTCAAGTCAATGGCAATCAACTACTAATGGCGGGAACCGTTGACTTTAAGATGGGCTACGCGATTGATGCTATCAAGGCAATTGAATCAGGGATTCCTAAAATCACGGTAGCGGCTATGTTCCAAAAAGATCCGCAAGCATTGCTAGCACATCCTAATGCTGGTAACGATAGTTTTGAGGATCTCAAAGGGAAAAAGATTTTACTTTCTACGAGCGCTCATACGACTTTTTGGCCTTTCCTCAAGCAAAAATATGGCTACAGCGACAGTCAAATTGGCGTTTATACCTTTAACGTAGGTCCGTTTGTCGCAGATAAAAACTTAGTTCAACAGGGATACATTACTTCAGAACCACACAAAATTGAGCAAGAAGGCGGTTTTAAGCCAGTAGAACTGTTAATGGCAGACCACGGCTACACGCCCTACAGTTCTACGATTGAAGCAAAACGCGAGTTAGTAGAACGCAATCCTGACTTGGTACAGCGGTTCGTGGATGCTTCGATCAAAGGTTGGTACAGCTATCTCGAAGATCCGGCTCCTGCAAATGTACTCATTAAACAAGACAACCCTGAAATGACCGATGAACAGCTTGCTTATAGTTTGAGCAAGATTAATGAATACGGCATTGTCAAAAGTGGTGATGCTGAAACGTTAGGCATTGGTGCAATGACACAAAAACGCTGGACAGAAATTTATACCAGCATGGTTGAGGCAGGAGTATTTCAGCCAAACTTAAACTACCAAGAAGCCTTTACGCTTGATTTTGTCAATAAAGGCGTGAATGCATACGTATAG
- a CDS encoding fasciclin domain-containing protein: MADIVDIAVSAGSFNTLVTAVQAAGLVETLKSPGPFTVFAPNDDAFAKLPPGTVQTLVQNIPQLTRILTFHVVPGKLMKADLAKVDSVTSVEGSPIRIDCSDGFEVKNATVIAPDIEADNGVIHVIDTVILMG, encoded by the coding sequence ATGGCAGACATTGTTGATATTGCGGTAAGTGCAGGTTCGTTTAATACCCTAGTAACAGCCGTACAAGCAGCTGGTTTAGTCGAAACGCTTAAAAGCCCTGGTCCTTTCACGGTTTTTGCACCGAATGATGACGCTTTTGCGAAACTTCCACCCGGTACGGTACAAACATTGGTACAAAATATTCCCCAACTCACGCGGATTCTGACGTTTCATGTTGTTCCAGGAAAACTGATGAAGGCTGATTTAGCAAAAGTTGATTCGGTGACTTCTGTTGAAGGTTCACCTATTAGGATTGATTGTTCAGATGGGTTTGAGGTGAAAAATGCTACGGTAATCGCGCCTGATATTGAAGCTGATAATGGCGTCATTCACGTCATTGATACCGTTATTCTGATGGGATAA
- a CDS encoding CO2 hydration protein produces MTATIQPPVAKLPPSQHEFADVVHRLEAGGAMLPDTPENLMQIIGIYKAYAVPMDFYWRDLLYIAERVFLDPFPFFKYFIPKEYLELHNHYAGDDADLRIWQKGEATAHPELLEFIEKGETFKMPKLLHHWFHDRINMEFAEECMRAMLWHRGMYAPYNKFDSYLDSDEYKANADRAIKAYFKGNPLMLGMYKLFPDMFLEQCRQMSYYSNLGLFWEVMAPVFFEMSDRYDAGDFKSVPDAMNFLVNGIFAVAGRPIYHHVYIRGECYEIIPKSKGFMWLYEAALPYVEAVFYRTSPFRGTKSYNAQARQIPDDQKDFHYGILYADVFPVGTAGIPPTLLMQDMLHFLPQYLVDYYRQHCRGEDDMLIQLGITFQRSMYCVTSAVIQALRTALLYPLDDPNPKHLQANREFFEAQLNRFTRPEYGIRDAARLRYIQRQDYR; encoded by the coding sequence ATGACCGCAACGATTCAACCTCCAGTCGCTAAATTACCACCATCACAGCACGAATTCGCTGATGTTGTTCACCGTCTAGAAGCTGGTGGGGCAATGTTACCCGATACCCCAGAAAACTTGATGCAAATTATTGGCATCTATAAAGCTTACGCCGTACCAATGGATTTTTATTGGCGCGACTTGCTGTATATTGCTGAACGCGTCTTTCTCGATCCTTTTCCTTTTTTTAAATACTTCATCCCCAAAGAGTATCTGGAACTGCACAATCACTATGCAGGTGACGATGCTGATTTAAGAATTTGGCAAAAAGGCGAAGCGACAGCGCATCCTGAACTTTTAGAGTTTATAGAGAAGGGCGAAACCTTCAAAATGCCTAAACTGCTGCATCATTGGTTCCACGATCGCATCAATATGGAATTTGCTGAAGAATGTATGCGGGCAATGTTGTGGCATCGCGGAATGTATGCGCCGTACAATAAGTTTGACTCGTACTTAGACAGCGACGAGTACAAAGCAAATGCAGATCGAGCTATTAAAGCTTACTTTAAGGGCAATCCCTTAATGCTGGGGATGTATAAACTGTTTCCTGACATGTTTTTGGAACAATGTCGCCAGATGTCGTATTACAGCAATCTGGGTTTGTTCTGGGAAGTGATGGCACCAGTATTTTTTGAAATGAGCGATCGCTACGATGCTGGTGATTTTAAGAGTGTACCTGATGCAATGAATTTCTTGGTCAACGGCATCTTTGCAGTCGCAGGGCGTCCCATTTATCACCATGTCTACATTCGCGGTGAATGTTACGAAATTATTCCTAAATCAAAAGGCTTTATGTGGTTGTACGAAGCTGCATTACCTTATGTCGAAGCAGTTTTCTACCGCACTTCACCTTTCCGAGGAACAAAGTCATACAACGCGCAAGCACGACAAATCCCCGACGATCAAAAAGATTTTCACTACGGTATCCTATATGCGGATGTCTTCCCTGTTGGTACTGCGGGTATTCCTCCTACATTGTTAATGCAAGATATGTTGCATTTTCTACCGCAATATTTGGTTGATTACTATCGGCAACACTGTCGCGGTGAAGACGATATGCTCATTCAATTAGGTATTACTTTTCAACGCTCGATGTATTGCGTCACTTCTGCGGTTATTCAAGCATTGCGAACTGCATTGTTGTATCCTTTAGATGACCCAAATCCAAAACATTTACAAGCCAATCGCGAGTTTTTTGAAGCCCAATTAAATCGCTTCACGCGCCCAGAATACGGTATCCGCGACGCTGCGCGTTTACGGTATATTCAGCGGCAAGATTATCGGTAG
- a CDS encoding GntR family transcriptional regulator has protein sequence MMKSSRSTTRTSNSSVDRIYEQLKQMAMNYKFRPGEPLNEVELAASFGVSRTPLREVLNRLVAEGLLDFVPRRGFSCRALDTKMIFDLYEVRCGLEMMSAKLATERATDAEVDKLVTFWKKAAQNFSELSPLECARCDERFHEQIAMLSQNTELLHSLQAINARAHYLRLISMEKAHYRHNTCDEHQLILTAIQERNVEAAINCMSAHVSLRQEQLVEVIKEGVARLYMT, from the coding sequence ATGATGAAAAGTTCAAGATCTACAACTCGTACCAGCAACAGCAGCGTCGATCGCATCTACGAGCAACTAAAGCAAATGGCGATGAATTATAAATTTCGTCCAGGAGAACCGCTCAACGAAGTAGAACTTGCAGCCTCGTTTGGGGTGAGTCGTACGCCACTGCGAGAAGTGCTGAACCGTTTAGTCGCAGAAGGGTTGTTAGATTTCGTACCGCGACGCGGCTTTTCTTGTCGAGCACTTGACACCAAAATGATTTTCGATTTGTATGAGGTGCGGTGTGGGCTAGAGATGATGAGTGCAAAACTAGCTACAGAGCGGGCTACCGATGCGGAAGTAGACAAGTTAGTGACGTTTTGGAAAAAAGCCGCACAAAACTTTAGCGAGTTGTCACCGCTGGAGTGCGCTCGATGCGACGAACGCTTTCACGAGCAGATCGCGATGTTGTCACAAAACACCGAACTATTACACTCCCTGCAAGCGATCAATGCTCGCGCTCATTACCTGCGCCTGATTTCGATGGAAAAAGCGCATTATCGTCACAACACTTGCGACGAACATCAACTCATCTTAACAGCTATACAAGAACGCAATGTGGAAGCGGCTATAAATTGTATGTCCGCTCATGTGAGCTTGCGACAAGAGCAACTTGTAGAGGTCATTAAGGAAGGAGTTGCGCGATTATATATGACCTGA
- a CDS encoding NAD(P)H-quinone oxidoreductase subunit F gives MEFLIQSVWLVPCYALIGGLLAVPWSPGIIRRTGPRPAGYVNFIMTFLAFLHSVLSLPATWHQPPQQIFIPWLNTAGLDLTIAIEVSSVSVAALVVITGINLLAQVYGFGYMEMDWGWARFYSLLGLFEAGLCALALCNSLFFSYVILEILTLGTYLLVGLWFSQPLVVTGARDAFLTKRVGDLFLLMGVLALLPLAGTWNFTELAEWAATANVDLKVITPIGLALIAGPMGKCAQFPLHLWLDEAMEGPIPSTILRNSVVVVSGAWVLIKLQPVLALSPIVMSVLVGIGAVTAVGGSLIAIAQIDIKRCLSYSVSAYMGLVFIAVGTQQDEAALLLVLTHAVAAALLVMSTGAIVWNSITQDVTLLGGLWSRRPVSGIAFIVGTLGLIGFPPLGSFWALLKLASALWETQPWLVGVIIVVNALTAFSLTREFSLVFGGKPKQMSERSPEIHWPMALPMVILLAFTLHLPLVLQSLALLPSWEMLNKDVALLLIWSSIFGCSISGVIYLGNAIAKPVRLPWKGLQDLIAYDFYTPNLYRLSIVFSVDIISKVTDIVDRFVVDGIVNLVGLISIFGGEGLKYSTSGQTQFYAFTVLLGVGLFGVLMSWQFWGDQFLDLMYSYISVILNS, from the coding sequence ATGGAGTTTCTCATCCAGAGTGTCTGGCTTGTACCTTGCTATGCCTTAATTGGTGGGCTTTTAGCTGTACCTTGGTCGCCAGGAATCATACGGCGTACAGGACCAAGACCCGCAGGATACGTCAATTTTATAATGACTTTTCTGGCATTTTTACATAGCGTACTGAGCTTACCAGCAACTTGGCATCAACCACCGCAACAGATATTTATTCCTTGGTTAAATACTGCGGGTTTAGATCTCACGATCGCCATCGAAGTATCTTCGGTTAGTGTTGCTGCACTCGTTGTTATTACTGGTATAAATTTGCTCGCACAAGTTTACGGCTTTGGCTACATGGAAATGGACTGGGGTTGGGCAAGGTTTTATTCCCTACTCGGTTTATTTGAAGCTGGATTGTGTGCACTGGCGTTGTGCAACTCGCTGTTTTTCAGCTATGTAATTCTGGAAATCCTCACGTTGGGCACTTATTTATTAGTAGGGTTATGGTTTAGTCAACCTTTAGTAGTCACAGGTGCAAGAGATGCTTTCTTAACAAAGCGTGTTGGTGACTTATTTCTATTGATGGGAGTGTTGGCGTTATTACCGCTAGCAGGAACTTGGAACTTTACTGAACTTGCAGAGTGGGCGGCGACGGCAAACGTCGATCTAAAAGTGATAACACCCATTGGTTTAGCATTAATTGCAGGACCAATGGGTAAATGCGCGCAGTTTCCATTGCATCTGTGGTTAGATGAAGCAATGGAAGGTCCCATTCCTAGTACAATTTTGCGGAATTCTGTCGTTGTTGTGAGTGGTGCATGGGTATTAATTAAATTGCAACCCGTGTTGGCACTATCTCCAATTGTCATGTCTGTGTTGGTAGGAATTGGTGCAGTGACTGCGGTGGGTGGTTCTTTGATTGCGATCGCTCAAATTGATATCAAACGCTGTTTATCGTATTCGGTGAGTGCTTACATGGGTTTGGTGTTTATCGCTGTTGGTACGCAACAGGATGAAGCGGCGTTGTTATTAGTACTGACTCATGCTGTTGCTGCTGCGCTTTTGGTGATGAGTACCGGTGCGATTGTTTGGAATAGTATTACCCAAGACGTAACACTACTCGGTGGATTGTGGTCGCGTCGTCCGGTGTCTGGTATTGCATTTATCGTCGGTACGTTGGGATTAATTGGTTTTCCGCCGTTGGGTAGTTTTTGGGCATTACTCAAACTTGCATCAGCGCTATGGGAAACGCAACCTTGGTTAGTAGGAGTAATTATTGTTGTCAATGCTTTGACTGCGTTCAGTTTAACGCGAGAATTTAGTTTAGTGTTTGGCGGTAAGCCGAAGCAAATGAGCGAGCGATCGCCAGAAATTCATTGGCCGATGGCATTGCCGATGGTTATATTACTTGCTTTCACATTACACCTACCATTGGTGTTGCAAAGTTTAGCCCTATTACCTAGTTGGGAAATGCTCAACAAAGATGTGGCTTTACTATTAATTTGGTCAAGTATCTTTGGTTGCAGTATAAGTGGCGTTATTTACCTAGGTAATGCAATTGCTAAACCAGTACGTCTTCCATGGAAAGGATTGCAAGACCTCATTGCTTATGATTTTTACACGCCAAATCTGTATCGCCTAAGTATCGTTTTTAGTGTAGATATCATTTCCAAAGTTACCGATATTGTTGACCGCTTTGTTGTTGATGGTATCGTTAATTTGGTTGGTTTGATTTCAATTTTTGGTGGAGAAGGATTGAAGTATAGTACTTCTGGTCAAACACAATTTTATGCTTTCACCGTGTTACTGGGCGTAGGGTTATTCGGAGTTTTAATGAGTTGGCAGTTTTGGGGAGATCAGTTTTTAGATTTGATGTACTCATACATTTCTGTCATCCTCAATTCCTAA
- a CDS encoding ATP-binding cassette domain-containing protein: MHASPIISLENVSKAYSNGTIALQNLNLEIAPATLVSLVGPSGCGKSTVLRLIAGLGNMTTGTITWNRHHAQHKLAYVFQEAALLPWATVLDNVRLPLKLAKMPQRQTLLAASEAIASVLSCLAVANVAVYAAAAWITLLLGRVTY; this comes from the coding sequence ATGCACGCGTCGCCGATCATTTCCCTGGAAAACGTTTCTAAAGCCTATAGCAACGGCACGATCGCACTTCAGAATTTGAATTTAGAAATTGCACCCGCAACACTTGTGAGTTTAGTAGGACCTTCGGGGTGCGGTAAAAGTACCGTATTACGCCTGATTGCTGGGTTAGGCAATATGACAACAGGTACAATTACCTGGAATCGTCATCACGCTCAGCACAAGTTAGCCTACGTGTTTCAAGAAGCAGCATTGTTGCCTTGGGCTACTGTACTGGATAACGTGCGATTGCCGCTAAAACTCGCGAAAATGCCGCAGCGGCAAACTCTACTCGCAGCGTCAGAAGCGATCGCTTCTGTTTTATCGTGCCTCGCGGTGGCAAACGTTGCTGTATATGCGGCTGCCGCATGGATTACCCTACTTCTTGGCAGGGTTACGTATTAG
- a CDS encoding NADH-quinone oxidoreductase subunit M, producing MLSVLIWLPILGATLIALFPKSIPSERIRLAALLIAGFTFAWNIFLLIKFDLLNPGMQFLENIPWNETLGLSYQLGTDGLSILMLVLNSLLTWIAIYSSAKQTERPRLFYSLVLLVSGGVAGAFAAQNLLLFFLFYELELIPFYLLISIWGGEKRAYAAIKFLIYTAVSGALILAAFLGIVWLTGASSFAYDTLATQTLSITLQLILLAGIVLGFGIKIPLVPFHTWLPDAYVEASAPIAILLGGVLAKLGTYGILRFGMGLFPEAWATVAPTLAIWGAVSAIYGALAAIAQKDIKRMVAFSSIGHMGYVLLASAASTALALVGAVSQMVSHGIILAILFHLVGVVETKVGTRELDKLNGLMSPIRGLPVISALLVLSGMASAGIPGMTGFIAEFIVFQGSFSVFPVQTLLCVVATGLTAVYFVILLNRTCFGKLDNNLAYYPKVVWSEKIPAFVLAGLILFLGVQPTWLVRWSEPTTTAMVATIPAIENVGVKSGERGVSKWLAASE from the coding sequence ATGCTCAGTGTTTTGATTTGGTTGCCTATTTTAGGCGCAACACTTATAGCGCTCTTTCCTAAAAGTATTCCCTCAGAACGCATTCGCCTGGCAGCACTCCTCATTGCTGGTTTTACTTTTGCATGGAATATTTTTCTTCTAATCAAGTTTGACCTTCTGAATCCAGGAATGCAGTTTTTAGAAAACATTCCTTGGAATGAAACTTTAGGATTAAGCTATCAACTCGGAACTGATGGCTTATCTATTCTGATGCTGGTACTGAATAGTTTGCTAACTTGGATTGCAATCTACAGTAGTGCTAAGCAAACCGAACGTCCGCGACTTTTCTACTCACTTGTTTTGCTTGTGAGCGGTGGGGTAGCAGGTGCATTTGCTGCTCAAAACCTTTTACTGTTTTTCTTGTTCTACGAACTTGAATTAATTCCTTTCTATCTACTCATTTCAATCTGGGGTGGAGAAAAACGTGCCTATGCTGCAATTAAGTTTTTGATTTACACTGCCGTATCTGGCGCGCTAATTCTAGCCGCATTTTTAGGTATAGTATGGCTAACTGGTGCTTCTAGTTTTGCTTACGATACGCTAGCAACGCAAACTTTATCGATAACGTTACAACTTATACTGCTAGCAGGTATTGTTCTCGGTTTTGGAATCAAAATTCCTTTAGTTCCCTTCCATACGTGGCTACCCGATGCTTATGTCGAAGCTTCTGCACCGATCGCAATTCTGTTGGGTGGAGTTTTAGCAAAGTTAGGAACTTATGGTATTTTGCGCTTTGGTATGGGTTTATTTCCCGAAGCTTGGGCAACTGTTGCACCAACACTCGCCATTTGGGGTGCAGTGAGTGCGATTTATGGGGCATTAGCGGCGATCGCGCAAAAGGATATCAAACGCATGGTAGCCTTTAGTTCAATCGGTCATATGGGCTACGTACTTTTAGCATCTGCTGCTAGCACTGCTTTGGCGCTTGTTGGTGCAGTTTCGCAAATGGTCAGTCATGGTATCATCTTGGCGATCTTATTCCACCTAGTTGGAGTCGTAGAAACTAAAGTCGGTACTCGTGAATTAGATAAGCTGAATGGGTTAATGAGTCCAATTCGCGGTTTACCAGTGATTAGCGCCCTCCTTGTCTTAAGTGGTATGGCTAGCGCAGGTATTCCTGGAATGACGGGATTTATTGCCGAATTTATTGTCTTTCAGGGCAGCTTCTCGGTTTTTCCGGTTCAAACTCTTTTATGCGTTGTTGCAACAGGTTTAACCGCAGTTTACTTTGTGATTCTACTCAATCGCACTTGCTTTGGAAAACTCGACAACAATCTCGCATACTATCCCAAAGTAGTTTGGTCTGAAAAAATTCCCGCTTTCGTTTTAGCAGGTTTAATTCTCTTTTTGGGAGTACAACCAACTTGGTTAGTGCGTTGGAGCGAACCAACAACAACTGCAATGGTAGCAACGATTCCTGCAATAGAAAATGTAGGGGTTAAAAGTGGTGAGCGAGGAGTCAGTAAGTGGCTCGCAGCTAGTGAATAG
- a CDS encoding DUF29 family protein: MEELLELKELLIHKDFEGAFALVEDLEEMGKKGIARNVRSYAKVLLLHLIEQQVEQRTTKSWDISIRNSIREIKDLNTRPSGKGTYLNNKELYDAIAGVVDSADQASIEAAEGIYEARQIEQKIDRSEVIERAIALIQEGN, encoded by the coding sequence ATGGAAGAATTATTAGAACTTAAAGAACTTCTGATTCATAAAGATTTTGAAGGTGCTTTTGCTTTGGTTGAAGACTTGGAAGAAATGGGAAAAAAAGGCATTGCTCGAAACGTTCGTTCTTATGCTAAGGTTTTACTTCTGCACCTGATCGAACAACAAGTTGAGCAGCGCACTACCAAGTCTTGGGATATCTCGATTCGCAACAGTATCAGAGAAATTAAAGATCTTAATACACGTCCATCAGGTAAAGGAACGTACCTGAACAACAAAGAGTTGTACGATGCGATCGCAGGTGTGGTAGATAGTGCTGATCAAGCCTCAATTGAAGCCGCAGAAGGGATATATGAAGCGCGACAGATTGAGCAAAAGATAGATCGAAGTGAAGTTATTGAACGTGCGATCGCGCTAATCCAAGAAGGTAATTAA